One genomic segment of Rhizobium viscosum includes these proteins:
- a CDS encoding TetR/AcrR family transcriptional regulator, with amino-acid sequence MKSRVRKRLSAEERRGIIIEAAVSAFARDGYDGTKMDGIATRAEITKPVLYDHFPSKQALFLAVLESIRDSLIARGKAIAQDDGSPEQKFRRSIDAFLEFVEQTPDAARVLLTVPAGDPVAAKLSREVQAGASRGISVLLAELLPGRTSSWHLRGTTEFLKEGLHAIAVWWLDNPGPTREEIIEVVLDVAWLGLRHGRADTATGG; translated from the coding sequence ATGAAGTCAAGGGTACGCAAGCGTCTGAGCGCGGAAGAACGGCGGGGCATAATTATCGAGGCCGCCGTATCTGCATTTGCGCGCGACGGGTACGACGGCACGAAAATGGACGGCATCGCGACGCGCGCGGAGATCACCAAGCCGGTGCTCTACGATCATTTTCCTTCGAAACAGGCGCTTTTCCTGGCGGTACTCGAGTCGATCCGCGACAGCCTGATCGCCAGGGGCAAGGCGATCGCGCAAGACGACGGCAGCCCAGAGCAAAAGTTCCGCCGGTCGATCGACGCCTTCCTTGAATTCGTCGAGCAAACACCCGATGCCGCCCGCGTGTTGCTGACGGTTCCGGCGGGAGACCCGGTTGCGGCGAAGCTCTCGCGCGAGGTCCAGGCCGGCGCATCCAGAGGCATCTCTGTCCTGCTGGCCGAGCTCCTGCCCGGTCGAACGTCGTCGTGGCATTTACGGGGCACCACAGAGTTTCTGAAGGAGGGCCTCCACGCGATTGCCGTATGGTGGCTCGATAATCCGGGACCGACGCGCGAAGAGATCATTGAAGTCGTATTGGATGTCGCCTGGTTGGGATTGCGACACGGACGCGCTGACACGGCAACGGGAGGCTGA
- a CDS encoding methyltransferase family protein, with amino-acid sequence MMQLLLRTLKTTIVGLIVFCSLIFIPAGTLTYWQGWTFVAVFSASTTMIGVYLALANPTLLERRVRAGPAAETRPVQKIIITVSFAFFCLMLIVSALDHRFGWSQVPTWLSVIGNALVALGLMIDLRVFRENSYGASTIEKMEGQKVITTGPYAIVRHPMYVGVLIMVLGTPLALGSWWGIILVIATIPILVLRILDEERMLRDELEGYEAYQRNVRYRLLPRLW; translated from the coding sequence ATGATGCAACTGCTCTTGCGCACCCTCAAAACGACTATTGTTGGCCTTATCGTCTTTTGCAGTCTCATCTTCATACCTGCCGGCACCCTGACTTACTGGCAAGGATGGACGTTCGTCGCCGTATTCAGTGCTTCGACCACCATGATCGGCGTCTATCTCGCACTGGCTAACCCCACACTGCTCGAAAGACGTGTCAGGGCCGGACCGGCGGCAGAGACCAGACCGGTGCAGAAGATCATCATCACGGTGTCGTTTGCGTTTTTCTGCCTTATGCTGATTGTTTCGGCGCTCGACCACCGCTTTGGCTGGTCACAAGTTCCGACCTGGCTCTCGGTCATCGGAAACGCCCTCGTTGCGCTTGGGCTGATGATCGATCTGCGTGTCTTCCGCGAAAACAGCTACGGAGCATCCACCATTGAGAAGATGGAAGGGCAGAAGGTGATCACCACCGGCCCCTACGCCATCGTCCGACATCCGATGTATGTCGGCGTCCTCATCATGGTGCTTGGAACGCCGCTAGCACTTGGCTCCTGGTGGGGCATCATTCTCGTGATTGCCACGATTCCGATCCTGGTTTTGCGTATCCTCGACGAGGAAAGAATGCTGCGTGACGAATTGGAGGGCTACGAAGCCTATCAGCGAAATGTACGCTACCGGCTGTTGCCCCGCCTTTGGTAA